From Chlorocebus sabaeus isolate Y175 chromosome 15, mChlSab1.0.hap1, whole genome shotgun sequence, the proteins below share one genomic window:
- the LXN gene encoding latexin, protein MEIPPTNYPASRAALVAQNYINYQQGTPHRVFEVQKVKQASMEDIPGRGHKYRLKFAVEEIIQKQVKVNCTAEVLYPLMGQETAPEVNFTFEGETGKNPDEEDNTFYQRLKSMKEPLEARNIPDNFGNVSPEMTLLLHLAWVACGYIIWQNSTEDTWYKMVKIQTVKQVQRNDDFIELDYTILLHDIGSQEIIPWQMQVLWHPQYGTKVKHNSRLPKEVQLE, encoded by the exons ATGGAAATCCCGCCGACCAACTACCCAGCCTCCAGGGCAGCCTTGGTGGCACAGAACTACATCAACTACCAGCAGGGGACCCCCCACAGGGTGTTTGAGGTGCAGAAGGTCAAACAAGCCAGCATGGAG gaTATTCCAGGAAGAGGACATAAGTATCGCCTTAAATTTGCTGTTGAAGAAATTATACAAAAa CAAGTAAAGGTGAACTGCACAGCTGAAGTACTTTACCCTTTAATGGGACAAGAAACTGCACCAGAAGTCAACTTCACATTTGAaggagaaactggaaagaatccagATGAAGAAGACAACACATTTTATCAAAGACTCAAGTCGATGAAGGAACCGCTAGAAGCACGAAATATTCCag ACAATTTTGGAAATGTATCTCCAGAAATGACGCTCCTTCTACATTTAGCCTGGGTTGCCTGTGGTTACATAATATGGCAAAATTCTACCGAAGACACATggtataaaatggtaaaaattcaAACTGTCAAGCAAGTG CAAAGAAATGATGACTTTATTGAATTAGACTACACCATTCTACTTCATGATATAGGATCTCAG GAGATTATTCCCTGGCAAATGCAAGTTCTCTGGCATCCACAATATGGCACTAAAGTAAAACATAACAGCCGTCTGCCAAAGGAAGTAcaactggaataa